Proteins from one Polynucleobacter wuianus genomic window:
- a CDS encoding Bug family tripartite tricarboxylate transporter substrate binding protein: protein MSLLSLVSMVVGAQNTSWPSPNKPITFINPFPPGGAVDAFGRPLAKQLSVQLNDSIVVDNRGGAGGTLGAAVAAKMAPDGYTWLLGAVHHSIAPSMYPNLPYDITKDFEPIAIIGSVPHVIVVNPSKFPKNDLKSIIEVIRKNPGKYNYASTGNGTSQHLTGELFKMQNKLFITHIPYRGTGPALQDVVAGQVDMMFDTLAGAAPFIKSGQLVAVAVASNQRSAAFPNVPTAQELGISNFVVSSWYALWAIKGTPKEIVDKMSAEVQIALASPDIKERWAGMGATVPKMTRPELANYINQEIVRWNEVVKKSGAKLD, encoded by the coding sequence ATGAGTCTGCTTTCCCTTGTTTCTATGGTGGTAGGGGCTCAAAACACCTCCTGGCCAAGTCCAAACAAGCCAATTACCTTCATTAACCCCTTCCCCCCAGGCGGGGCAGTAGACGCCTTTGGTCGCCCTCTAGCAAAGCAACTTTCCGTCCAACTAAATGATTCAATCGTGGTTGATAACCGAGGTGGGGCTGGCGGTACGTTGGGTGCTGCAGTCGCAGCAAAAATGGCTCCCGATGGATACACCTGGCTTCTTGGTGCCGTCCATCACTCCATTGCTCCGAGTATGTACCCTAACCTGCCTTATGACATTACCAAAGACTTTGAACCGATAGCCATTATCGGCAGCGTTCCACATGTCATCGTGGTGAACCCAAGCAAGTTCCCAAAAAATGATTTGAAATCCATAATCGAAGTAATACGCAAAAATCCAGGTAAGTACAACTATGCATCTACTGGCAACGGCACATCACAACATTTAACTGGTGAACTGTTTAAGATGCAAAACAAATTATTTATTACGCATATCCCCTATCGCGGTACTGGCCCTGCATTACAAGACGTTGTTGCAGGGCAAGTGGATATGATGTTTGATACCCTAGCCGGTGCAGCGCCTTTTATTAAGAGCGGTCAGCTAGTTGCAGTAGCAGTTGCCAGCAATCAACGTAGCGCCGCTTTTCCAAATGTACCTACTGCCCAAGAGTTAGGAATCAGTAATTTTGTTGTCTCTAGTTGGTATGCCTTGTGGGCCATCAAAGGAACGCCTAAAGAGATTGTTGACAAGATGAGTGCCGAAGTTCAAATTGCTCTCGCTTCACCAGATATCAAAGAGCGCTGGGCAGGTATGGGTGCTACCGTGCCAAAAATGACACGCCCCGAATTAGCCAACTACATCAATCAAGAAATTGTGCGCTGGAATGAAGTTGTGAAAAAATCCGGCGCTAAATTAGACTAA
- a CDS encoding DUF1330 domain-containing protein, with protein sequence MAIKVIGLIELTNSAAFEQYRSQVGQTVAQYKGSIEHRGVITEVFWNELACKPFSAFVELHFPSKEDARAWAHSPEYQSLVAIRNQAMNLTLFGVAI encoded by the coding sequence ATGGCAATTAAAGTAATAGGCCTCATTGAGCTGACCAATTCAGCAGCTTTTGAGCAATATCGCAGTCAAGTAGGTCAAACTGTTGCCCAATATAAAGGCAGCATTGAGCACCGTGGCGTAATCACTGAAGTGTTTTGGAATGAATTAGCCTGTAAACCGTTTAGTGCATTTGTGGAGCTGCATTTTCCGAGCAAAGAAGATGCACGTGCTTGGGCTCATAGCCCCGAATATCAATCGCTAGTCGCTATTCGTAATCAAGCGATGAATCTCACCCTCTTTGGAGTGGCAATCTAA
- a CDS encoding cupin domain-containing protein translates to MKQDLFLKTLKESGYPEPVEVQQPANGHLDQHTHPFVVQALVLEGYIEIIIANTSQKYQVGDVFHLGFEQLHSERYGPQGVKYLASRKQLND, encoded by the coding sequence ATGAAGCAAGATCTATTTCTAAAGACCCTTAAGGAGTCCGGATATCCAGAGCCGGTAGAGGTACAGCAACCAGCCAATGGCCATCTCGATCAACACACCCACCCTTTTGTCGTGCAAGCGTTGGTATTAGAGGGGTATATTGAAATCATCATTGCAAATACGAGTCAGAAATATCAAGTGGGTGATGTTTTTCATTTGGGCTTTGAGCAATTACATTCTGAGCGTTATGGCCCGCAGGGCGTCAAATACTTAGCATCACGAAAACAGTTAAACGATTAA
- the mmsB gene encoding 3-hydroxyisobutyrate dehydrogenase → MNIGFIGLGNMGLPMAINLLKAGHHVTGFDLVQSQLDAFATAGGKVATSANATASNADVVITMLPASRHVEDLYLGDSGLLANINPKTLLIDCSTISPKVAQAVASAAKTKGLVMVDAPVSGGTAGAQAGTLTFMVGGENSVVECIRPILEKMGKNIFHAGGSGAGQTVKVCNNMLLGIQMLGTCEALHLGIANGLDPKVLSDIMSKSSGRNWALELYNPCPGVMENVPASKGYAGGFGVDLMLKDMGLATENAQDLAASVPLGQLAQQLYEAHSKAGNGQLDFSSVFNLKK, encoded by the coding sequence ATGAATATTGGATTTATTGGCTTAGGAAATATGGGTTTGCCTATGGCGATCAATTTATTGAAAGCAGGGCATCACGTAACTGGATTTGATTTAGTGCAAAGTCAATTGGATGCGTTTGCTACTGCCGGCGGTAAGGTTGCCACCAGTGCTAATGCGACTGCAAGCAATGCTGATGTCGTTATCACGATGTTGCCAGCCTCAAGACACGTAGAAGATCTGTATTTGGGCGACTCTGGTTTATTAGCAAATATTAACCCCAAGACCTTACTGATTGACTGTTCCACAATTTCACCAAAGGTGGCGCAAGCAGTTGCTAGTGCGGCCAAAACCAAAGGATTGGTGATGGTCGATGCTCCTGTCTCTGGGGGAACTGCAGGCGCTCAAGCTGGCACTCTCACCTTTATGGTAGGTGGAGAGAATTCAGTAGTGGAATGTATTCGTCCAATACTGGAGAAGATGGGCAAGAATATTTTTCATGCGGGCGGAAGTGGGGCTGGGCAGACGGTAAAGGTTTGCAACAATATGTTGCTCGGCATTCAGATGCTGGGTACTTGCGAAGCATTACATTTAGGAATTGCAAATGGCCTGGATCCCAAAGTGTTGTCAGACATCATGTCTAAGAGTTCTGGACGTAATTGGGCATTGGAGCTGTATAACCCATGCCCAGGTGTGATGGAGAATGTACCTGCTTCTAAAGGTTATGCTGGCGGCTTCGGAGTAGATCTGATGCTCAAAGATATGGGTCTAGCAACAGAGAATGCGCAAGACCTCGCAGCGAGTGTGCCCCTAGGGCAGTTGGCGCAACAGTTGTATGAAGCTCATAGTAAAGCCGGCAATGGTCAGCTTGATTTCTCAAGCGTATTTAATCTCAAGAAATAA
- the selD gene encoding selenide, water dikinase SelD, protein MNTQTTNLEANEPRLTSLSHGGGCGCKIAPGVLSEILKNVPQLPFPKELLIGIETSDDAAVYQINESQAIVATTDFFMPIVDDPFDFGKIAATNAISDIYAMGGTPLFALALVGMPIKVLSNKTIARILEGGAEACRSAGIPIAGGHTIDSVEPIYGLVAIGIVDPKRVKSNASAKPGDVLILGKPLGVGILSAALKKDLLGPDGYREMISNTTKLNSAGPDLAKLAGVHALTDVTGFGLAGHMLELARGSNCTAHIDWSQVPMLSNVQNLADEGIITGASDRNWQSYGDEVGIPADFTPAQRALLTDPQTSGGLLVSCSPESVKEVLDIFNQHHFLGARVIGQMSKLQVKPLVVS, encoded by the coding sequence ATGAACACACAAACGACCAATCTCGAAGCCAATGAACCACGACTGACCTCCCTGTCTCATGGAGGTGGCTGTGGCTGCAAGATTGCGCCAGGCGTGCTTTCTGAGATTCTCAAGAATGTTCCGCAGTTACCCTTCCCCAAAGAATTGCTCATCGGCATTGAAACTTCGGATGATGCTGCTGTTTATCAAATCAATGAATCACAAGCGATCGTCGCAACGACAGATTTCTTCATGCCGATCGTCGATGACCCATTTGATTTTGGCAAGATTGCAGCAACCAATGCGATTAGCGATATCTATGCCATGGGTGGTACGCCATTATTTGCACTCGCTTTAGTTGGCATGCCTATCAAGGTGCTTTCCAATAAAACGATTGCACGCATTCTAGAAGGTGGCGCTGAAGCCTGTCGTAGTGCTGGCATTCCAATTGCTGGTGGTCATACGATTGATTCTGTTGAGCCGATTTATGGCTTGGTTGCGATTGGTATTGTTGATCCTAAGCGCGTCAAAAGTAATGCGAGCGCAAAACCAGGTGACGTATTAATCTTAGGTAAGCCGCTAGGTGTCGGCATTTTGTCGGCAGCCTTGAAAAAAGATCTGCTCGGCCCTGATGGTTATCGCGAAATGATTTCTAATACAACCAAGCTCAATTCTGCAGGTCCAGACTTAGCTAAGCTCGCTGGAGTACACGCACTTACTGATGTCACGGGCTTTGGTTTGGCTGGTCATATGCTGGAATTAGCTCGTGGCTCAAATTGCACTGCTCATATTGACTGGAGCCAGGTGCCCATGCTCTCCAATGTACAAAATCTCGCTGATGAAGGCATCATCACCGGAGCATCTGATCGCAATTGGCAAAGCTATGGTGATGAGGTTGGTATACCAGCAGATTTCACGCCAGCACAACGTGCCTTATTAACCGACCCACAAACGAGTGGTGGCTTATTGGTCTCTTGTAGCCCTGAGAGCGTGAAAGAAGTCTTGGATATCTTTAATCAACATCACTTTTTAGGTGCTCGTGTGATTGGCCAAATGAGCAAACTCCAAGTCAAGCCTCTTGTAGTTTCTTAA
- a CDS encoding TlpA family protein disulfide reductase: protein MKLNKPAIDLVLTLAFSILLCFTSNAIAQWRPASEVGLTKAPTLQLNNISGKLIDIASYKGKVIVVNFWASWCEPCREEFGELIELQEKYGSKGLVVLAVNLAEMKPRITQFLKGNAIAENAIEILMDRNSTIYKSWKARGIPTTFLIGRTGKVEGVWIGAIENADSDEVTGKIQSLLRQ from the coding sequence ATGAAATTAAATAAGCCAGCAATAGACTTAGTTCTAACGCTGGCTTTTTCTATTCTGCTTTGCTTTACAAGTAATGCCATTGCTCAATGGCGCCCTGCCTCTGAAGTGGGTCTTACCAAAGCACCCACACTTCAATTAAATAACATATCTGGCAAGTTAATTGATATTGCCAGCTACAAAGGCAAGGTAATTGTTGTGAACTTTTGGGCAAGTTGGTGCGAGCCTTGCAGAGAAGAGTTTGGCGAGCTCATTGAACTACAAGAAAAATACGGCTCTAAAGGTTTGGTAGTTCTAGCAGTCAACTTAGCAGAAATGAAGCCACGCATTACGCAGTTTTTAAAAGGCAATGCCATAGCTGAGAATGCCATCGAGATCTTGATGGATCGCAACAGCACAATCTATAAATCTTGGAAAGCCCGTGGTATTCCAACTACATTCCTCATCGGCAGGACTGGCAAAGTAGAAGGCGTCTGGATTGGCGCTATTGAAAACGCGGATAGCGATGAAGTCACTGGGAAAATTCAGTCACTGCTGCGGCAATAA
- a CDS encoding transglutaminase-like domain-containing protein, whose amino-acid sequence MTTSRRSALKTIAGAIALPSFNPISSAFAQSAPNWTTYEIVTEVNLDSPNGAAETWIPLPLVLDTDYFRTLAIRSESSDPKAVNQMYVTPDKQARMLWTKWDKSATSHSVKVSMLVSTQNRHLEITTPNPALKLTKEEQSFWTRGTKYLPTDGIVKAKARECLAGLPANATDVEKAKAIYNWVVDNTHRDPKTRGCGQGDVKLMLETNNLGGKCADINAVFVALARSAGVPARDVYGIRIADSARGYKSLGKSGDITKAQHCRAEFYASGYGWVPVDPADVRKVILEETGGLTANDPKVLAIRDYLFGNWEMNWMAYSYDHDIALPGSALGKKGDIPFLMYPQAENTEGRFDSLDPDNFKYKITSRRIG is encoded by the coding sequence ATGACTACTTCTCGCCGCTCAGCCCTTAAAACGATTGCTGGTGCAATTGCGCTACCAAGCTTTAACCCTATTTCATCTGCTTTTGCTCAGTCAGCGCCAAATTGGACTACCTATGAAATTGTTACTGAGGTAAATTTAGATTCTCCAAACGGGGCAGCAGAAACTTGGATTCCATTGCCTTTGGTTTTAGATACGGATTATTTCCGCACTCTGGCTATCAGATCAGAATCGAGTGATCCCAAAGCGGTTAATCAAATGTATGTCACTCCAGATAAACAAGCACGCATGCTTTGGACCAAGTGGGATAAATCCGCAACGAGTCATAGCGTGAAGGTTTCGATGTTGGTCAGCACACAAAATCGTCATCTAGAAATCACCACTCCAAACCCAGCATTAAAACTAACCAAAGAAGAGCAAAGCTTTTGGACTCGCGGCACAAAGTACCTGCCAACCGATGGTATCGTCAAAGCGAAAGCTCGCGAATGCCTCGCTGGTTTACCCGCCAATGCAACTGATGTAGAAAAAGCAAAGGCTATCTACAACTGGGTGGTTGATAACACGCATCGTGATCCAAAAACACGTGGTTGCGGCCAGGGTGATGTGAAGCTCATGCTCGAAACCAATAACCTTGGTGGTAAATGCGCTGATATCAATGCCGTATTTGTTGCCTTAGCTCGCTCAGCAGGTGTCCCTGCCCGTGACGTTTATGGCATTCGTATTGCCGACTCCGCTCGTGGCTACAAGAGCCTGGGCAAAAGTGGTGACATCACCAAAGCACAACACTGTCGCGCTGAGTTTTATGCTTCTGGCTACGGCTGGGTTCCAGTCGACCCTGCAGATGTCCGCAAAGTGATCTTGGAAGAAACAGGTGGACTCACAGCAAACGATCCTAAGGTACTAGCAATCCGTGATTATCTCTTTGGTAATTGGGAAATGAACTGGATGGCTTATAGCTATGATCACGATATCGCTCTTCCCGGCTCCGCTCTAGGCAAGAAAGGTGACATTCCTTTCTTAATGTATCCACAAGCTGAGAATACTGAGGGTCGTTTTGATTCTTTGGATCCAGATAACTTTAAATACAAGATTACTAGTCGCCGTATTGGTTGA
- a CDS encoding DEAD/DEAH box helicase: MLFTDLGLSESILHAIAEEGYTSPTPIQAKSIPAVLKGGDLLAAAQTGTGKTAGFTLPILQRLSSTPKSSGKRLLRVLILTPTRELAAQVQESVLTYGKYTGLKSTVIFGGVGANPQIKAIAGGLDILVATPGRLLDLMSQNCVSLSDIEILVLDEADRMLDMGFLRDIKKILAALPKKRQNLLFSATFSAEIKQLADGLLNSPELIEVARSNSANEAIAQLIHPVDRTKKHPLLAHLIKTNDWKQVLVFTRTKHGANKLVTQLEKDGITSMAIHGNKSQSARTKALADFKAGKLTALVATDIAARGIDIDQLPHVVNYDLPNVSEDYVHRIGRTGRAGSNGVAVSLVCVDEHQMLRDIEKLIKQKLPQEVIAGFEPDPNAVAQPIQLRSQQHQQSRKPRPAGGNNSSGAPAKKASAKRGNPPKRSFSR; this comes from the coding sequence TCAATTCCTGCAGTTTTAAAGGGTGGCGATCTTTTAGCAGCTGCGCAAACAGGTACTGGCAAAACTGCTGGCTTTACCCTACCGATTCTGCAACGCTTAAGTAGCACGCCTAAATCTAGCGGCAAACGATTGTTACGAGTATTAATCTTGACTCCTACTCGCGAGCTAGCAGCTCAAGTCCAAGAGTCTGTATTGACTTATGGCAAGTACACCGGATTAAAGTCCACCGTCATCTTTGGCGGTGTTGGCGCAAACCCGCAAATTAAAGCGATTGCTGGCGGCTTAGATATCTTGGTTGCCACACCCGGTCGCTTACTTGACCTCATGTCACAAAACTGCGTATCACTGAGCGATATTGAAATCCTAGTTTTGGATGAGGCTGATCGCATGCTCGATATGGGCTTCTTACGCGATATTAAAAAGATCCTAGCTGCCCTACCTAAGAAACGTCAGAACTTACTTTTCTCAGCAACTTTCTCTGCTGAGATTAAACAATTAGCAGATGGTCTACTCAATTCTCCAGAGTTAATTGAGGTAGCACGCAGCAATAGCGCCAATGAAGCGATTGCTCAGCTTATTCATCCGGTGGATAGAACCAAGAAACATCCGCTCTTGGCGCACCTGATTAAAACGAATGACTGGAAGCAGGTTCTGGTCTTCACACGCACCAAGCATGGTGCCAATAAGCTTGTAACTCAATTAGAAAAAGATGGCATTACCAGCATGGCCATTCATGGCAATAAGAGTCAGTCTGCCCGTACTAAAGCGCTGGCTGATTTCAAGGCGGGTAAGTTAACTGCCTTAGTCGCTACGGATATTGCGGCTCGAGGTATCGACATTGATCAATTGCCACATGTCGTGAACTACGACCTACCCAATGTCTCTGAAGATTATGTGCATCGTATTGGACGTACTGGTCGCGCTGGATCAAATGGTGTTGCGGTCTCCTTAGTTTGCGTTGACGAACACCAAATGCTGCGTGACATTGAAAAACTGATTAAGCAAAAGTTACCTCAAGAGGTAATTGCTGGATTTGAGCCAGACCCCAATGCAGTTGCCCAACCGATTCAACTGCGTAGTCAACAGCATCAGCAATCCAGAAAGCCTCGCCCAGCCGGAGGTAATAACTCCAGTGGTGCACCTGCTAAAAAGGCATCAGCAAAACGAGGTAACCCGCCCAAAAGAAGCTTTAGTCGCTAA